From the genome of Aspergillus chevalieri M1 DNA, chromosome 8, nearly complete sequence, one region includes:
- a CDS encoding sugar porter family MFS transporter (COG:G;~EggNog:ENOG410PMT3;~InterPro:IPR005829,IPR005828,IPR003663,IPR036259, IPR020846;~PFAM:PF00083,PF07690;~TransMembrane:12 (i46-73o93-112i124-144o150-171i183-202o214-237i323-344o356-379i386-409o421-438i459-480o486-507i);~go_component: GO:0016020 - membrane [Evidence IEA];~go_component: GO:0016021 - integral component of membrane [Evidence IEA];~go_function: GO:0022857 - transmembrane transporter activity [Evidence IEA];~go_process: GO:0055085 - transmembrane transport [Evidence IEA]), with protein sequence MDEKQLEAKDIDKESLDGFAHHAENATADREPYGPPGLRGLVANPFVFLCAACSTLGGLVFGYDQGVVSVILVMDQFQDQFPQVAPGAPGGGFWKGLMTAMIELGALVGALNQGWIADKISRRYSIVVAVVVFTIGSVLQTAAMNYAMLTVARTIGGIGIGMLSMVAPLYISEISPPECRGTLLVMEEFCIVLGIVIAYWITYGTRFMAGEWSWRLPFLLQMIPGFILVAGVVVLPFSPRWLASKERYDETLQSLAKLRRLPPSDKRVRQEFLDIQAEVRFHKEMSAEKHPNLQGGGFRKEFLLEMASWADCFSKGCWRRTHIGVGIMFFQQFIGVNALIYYSPTLFETMGLDKDMQLLMSGILNVTQLVGVTTSIWSMDTLGRRWLLLSGAALMTVCHIIIAVLVGLYSDNWTAHTAEGWASVALLLLYMLAFGASWGPVPWAMPSEIFPSSLRAKGVSLSTVSNWLNNFIIGLITPPLVENTGFGAYTFFAVFCLLAFVWTFFFVPETKGRSLEQMDHVFKDNSSAAEQERRQAIEAELLRAEAHYLEEP encoded by the exons ATGGATGAAAAGCAATTGGAAGCCAAGGATATCGACAAGGAATCCCTGGATGGATTCGCCCATCATGCTGAGAACGCAACGGCTGACCGGGAACCATACGGGCCACCAGGTCTGCGCGGCCTGGTAGCCAACCCGTTCGTATTCCTCTGTGCAGCATGTTCCACGCTCGGAGGTCTTGTGTTCGGTTACGACCAGGGTGTGGTGTCCGTTATTCTGGTGATGGATCAATTCCAAGACCAATTCCCGCAGGTGGCGCCTGGGGCTCCTGGAGGCGGATTTTGGAAAGGTCTGATGACGGCGATGATCGAGCTGGGTGCTTTGGTCGGTGCGCTGAATCAGGGTTGGATCGCGGATAAGATTTCTCGACGGTATTCGATtgtggttgctgttgttgtgtTTACTATCGGGTCGGTTCTGCAGACCGCTGCGATGAATTATGCCATGTTGACTGTTGCGCGAACAATTGGTGGTATTGGTATTGGCATGCTTTCCATGGTTGCTCCACTTTACATTTCTGAAATCA GTCCTCCCGAATGTCGTGGCACGCTGCTAGTGATGGAAGAATTCTGCATCGTGCTGGGAATCGTCATCGCATACTGGATTACATATGGTACGCGATTTATGGCAGGCGAATGGTCATGGCGACTTCCTTTCCTGTTGCAGATGATCCCCGGATTCATCCTGGTCGCCGGTGTGGTTGTCTTGCCGTTCTCTCCCAGATGGCTCGCTTCCAAGGAACGATATGACGAAACACTGCAAAGCCTTGCAAAGCTGCGACGACTGCCGCCGTCGGATAAACGAGTGCGACAGGAATTCTTGGATATCCAGGCGGAAGTTCGCTTCCACAAGGAAATGAGCGCAGAGAAACATCCCAACCTTCAGGGTGGTGGATTCAGAAAAGAATTCCTTTTGGAAATGGCGTCTTGGGCGGATTGCTTTAGCAAAGGGTGCTGGCGCAGAACCCATATCGGTGTTGGCATTATGTTCTTTCAGCAG TTCATTGGCGTCAACGCTCTAATCTACTACTCACCAACCTTATTCGAAACCATGGGCCTAGACAAGGACATGCAGCTCCTAATGTCCGGCATCCTCAACGTCACGCAACTTGTGGGTGTAACCACCTCAATCTGGAGCATGGATACCCTCGGTCGACGATGGCTACTCCTGAGCGGCGCCGCGCTCATGACAGTGTGCCATATTATCATCGCAGTCCTTGTTGGACTGTACTCTGACAACTGGACCGCCCACACAGCCGAGGGCTGGGCCAGTGTGGCCTTGCTGCTTTTGTACATGCTCGCGTTTGGGGCTTCTTGGGGGCCAGTACCGTGGGCGATGCCATCTG AGATCTTCCCGTCGTCGCTCCGCGCAAAGGGTGTGTCCCTTTCGACCGTGTCCAACTGGCTCAACAACTTTATCATC GGCCTCATCACACCCCCATTAGTCGAAAACACGGGCTTCGGCGCATACACCTTCTTCGCCGTATTCTGCCTTCTCGCCTTTGTCTGGACATTCTTCTTCGTTCCCGAGACCAAGGGCCGCTCGCTGGAACAAATGGATCACGTCTTCAAGGACAACTCGAGCGCTGCCGAACAAGAGCGCCGCCAGGCCATTGAAGCCGAACTGCTCCGAGCGGAGGCCCATTATTTGGAGGAGCCGTAG
- a CDS encoding uncharacterized protein (COG:J;~EggNog:ENOG410PHPV;~InterPro:IPR027417,IPR000795;~PFAM:PF00009;~go_function: GO:0003924 - GTPase activity [Evidence IEA];~go_function: GO:0005525 - GTP binding [Evidence IEA]), which produces MASIFTFDPDPPRVSSPWSTSEASTPQPTPAGNRLAIRTRSSATLRSADHDSLSDYGISKLDPEPQEGPTEYKLHLLLRPRRSYTTMSTGHVVAGSYHSRASLSTSFPTTPSSYETAMKPQQTRSTHSRQERLQHLTTQLLWRLQQSSPFHSSTATNNLVLPVLPDMATQSDAPQRPARLLPGLEESQGALYEIGVADDGTFVGLTQDELEESLSNLQIMADSLGCKVDVLRRVVVGECEWEDDSVESHVEGLWVAEALVSPDLDYYRAAPSEGDASGATEKKSVSEDNHSSTEQIRVSITGPSTAGKSSLLGTLTSSLLDNGRGKSRLSLLKHRHEISSGVTSSVAQELIGYTAGDSSGPVDVINYASGNVAAWDDIHAVSTGGRLAFVSDLPGSVRFSKSMLRGLISWAPHYVILCIPANCDDGTTPGSDGKSAEQTTEIDLALSYLELCIKLEVPILITITKMDLASRVGLRNTLAKVLSVLKLSGKKPAMLPVSGSTDKIAGLQRVGTAEGGEVRKAIDAMAGDILLTVPIVLTSAVNGSGIEKLHAFLRYLPVPAKPSLRTVDLPKAHLQLSAGIVFDIDEVFAIPPSKVYSISSDQTPKENQGVVLCGLVRYGAISIGDEIVVGPLLANPHWQQVRVVSVRNLRLPVRKLTEDQVGTVGIEPISKPDEPSPHLGRIRKGTILTSLPHPVPLHTGFVATFSSSEFASADSPPLLLGGNAIVYIANIRTAVKVTCVELAENEVISTPPSPAEPGFFNFDADLDRGQTTGDTERRNADIQKVIDSTDTVEQEDVHITFSFVTSLEWVEAGSRVLVMPGVSMSASSTPALGSGSGGLSGLEGFVGRVREVL; this is translated from the coding sequence ATGGCGTCTATCTTCACCTTCGATCCCGATCCTCCGCGGGTCTCTTCGCCGTGGTCGACATCGGAGGCCTCTACGCCTCAGCCTACTCCTGCCGGTAATCGACTGGCTATTAGAACACGTTCCAGCGCGACGCTGCGCAGTGCAGACCATGACTCTTTGTCCGACTACGGGATCTCGAAGTTGGATCCGGAGCCACAGGAGGGTCCGACCGAATACAagctccatcttcttctgcgGCCTCGCCGATCATACACGACCATGTCTACGGGACATGTCGTGGCGGGATCGTACCATTCCCGAGCGAGCTTGTCAACTTCGTTCCCTACCACACCGTCTAGCTACGAGACCGCCATGAAACCACAGCAAACCCGCTCTACGCACAGCCGGCAGGAGCGTCTCCAGCATCTAACGACGCAGCTGCTGTGGCGGTTGCAGCAGTCCTCGCCGTTTCACTCGTCTACCGCCACTAATAATCTCGTCCTGCCTGTTCTGCCTGACATGGCAACGCAGTCGGATGCTCCCCAGAGGCCGGCAAGATTGCTCCCTGGGCTTGAGGAGAGTCAGGGTGCATTGTATGAGATTGGGGTTGCGGATGACGGGACTTTTGTCGGACTTACCCAGGATGAGCTGGAGGAGAGTCTGAGCAACTTGCAAATTATGGCGGATAGCCTGGGCTGTAAGGTGGATGTTCTGCGAAGGGTCGTTGTTGGTGAATGTGAGTGGGAGGACGACTCTGTTGAATCTCACGTAGAAGGTCTTTGGGTTGCAGAGGCACTCGTTAGTCCGGACTTAGATTACTATCGGGCGGCGCCGTCGGAAGGTGATGCGTCTGGGGCGACTGAGAAAAAATCTGTCTCGGAGGACAATCATTCCAGCACCGAACAGATTCGCGTATCCATCACTGGTCCCAGCACCGCTGGCAAATCATCCCTGCTGGGTACGCTGACGTCTTCCTTGCTGGACAacggaagaggaaaaagcaGGCTGAGCCTCCTCAAGCATCGACACGAGATTTCTTCTGGAGTTACCAGTTCCGTTGCGCAAGAATTGATCGGATACACGGCTGGCGATTCTTCAGGACCTGTCGATGTGATCAACTATGCGTCTGGTAACGTTGCTGCGTGGGATGACATCCATGCTGTGTCCACTGGCGGTCGTCTAGCCTTTGTTTCTGATCTTCCCGGTTCGGTGCGCTTTTCGAAATCTATGCTCAGAGGACTGATCAGTTGGGCGCCGCACTACGTGATACTCTGCATTCCCGCCAATTGCGATGATGGAACTACACCGGGTAGTGACGGCAAATCGGCAGAGCAAACTACGGAAATCGACCTGGCTCTGTCGTACCTGGAGCTCTGCATCAAGCTTGAAGTGCCTATTTTGATTACTATAACTAAGATGGACCTCGCCTCTCGTGTGGGACTGAGGAATACACTCGCAAAGGTTCTGTCGGTACTGAAACTTAGCGGCAAGAAACCGGCCATGTTACCTGTGTCAGGCTCAACCGATAAGATAGCAGGCCTGCAACGAGTTGGAACAGCGGAAGGCGGGGAAGTGAGGAAAGCCATCGACGCTATGGCTGGTGATATACTATTAACAGTGCCCATCGTACTCACAAGTGCTGTGAACGGGTCCGGAATAGAGAAGTTACATGCTTTTCTACGATATCTTCCAGTCCCAGCGAAGCCTTCCCTGCGGACTGTCGATTTGCCTAAGGCGCATTTGCAATTGTCAGCTGGCATCGTATTCGATATCGACGAAGTGTTTGCTATTCCGCCGTCGAAAGTGTACTCAATATCATCTGACCAGACGCCAAAGGAGAACCAGGGCGTTGTTCTATGCGGTTTAGTCCGTTACGGTGCTATTTCGATAGGTGATGAGATCGTCGTTGGACCCTTATTGGCGAATCCACACTGGCAGCAAGTCCGTGTCGTCAGTGTCAGAAACCTCAGGCTGCCTGTTCGCAAACTCACAGAAGACCAAGTCGGGACCGTCGGTATCGAACCTATATCAAAGCCAGACGAGCCATCACCGCACCTCGGCAGGATTCGGAAAGGAACAATTTTGACCAGTCTACCGCACCCCGTGCCGCTTCATACTGGCTTCGTCGCTACGTTCTCATCCAGCGAATTCGCATCAGCAGACTCCCCGCCTTTGCTTCTGGGCGGAAACGCCATCGTCTACATCGCCAACATCCGCACGGCAGTGAAAGTAACCTGTGTGGAACTGGCCGAGAACGAAGTAATCTCGACCCCGCCTTCCCCAGCAGAACCTGGGTTCTTCAATTTCGACGCCGACCTTGACCGTGGGCAAACTACCGGCGATACTGAACGCCGCAATGCAGATATACAGAAGGTTATCGATTCCACGGACACCGTTGAGCAGGAGGACGTCCATATCACGTTCTCATTTGTGACATCGTTGGAGTGGGTGGAAGCTGGATCGAGAGTGCTTGTCATGCCTGGTGTTTCCATGTCGGCATCGTCTACGCCTGCGTTGGGGTCGGGGTCTGGCGGGCTTTCGGGGTTGGAGGGATTTGTGGGGAGGGTTCGGGAGGTTTTATGA
- a CDS encoding uncharacterized protein (COG:Q;~EggNog:ENOG410PK87;~InterPro:IPR001128,IPR017972,IPR002401,IPR036396;~PFAM:PF00067;~go_function: GO:0005506 - iron ion binding [Evidence IEA];~go_function: GO:0016705 - oxidoreductase activity, acting on paired donors, with incorporation or reduction of molecular oxygen [Evidence IEA];~go_function: GO:0020037 - heme binding [Evidence IEA];~go_process: GO:0055114 - oxidation-reduction process [Evidence IEA]): MTAHWVDQYSSTSDTSSNLIIPGLQDDITKLTLNIFCGAGFGVHLPFKPSLKSTTENANAHDQFRDSATPSPGYDFTFRSVAEYIGPNLTSIFLTVGILPKWLSFILRPFFKTPLKAYHNLGKYLRALITMSQEEESNAHNLLAGLVRARREEQQKESGNEDTKSKYGAGLSDQEILGNLFMFTIAGHETSSTSLRFAFVLLAMHQDIQDWLYEGIKEAVADEPEDLAKWDYVRVFPKLIAPLCVMLETLRLYPPVVTLPKWTSHSPAPITLASTTYTLPPGVPISLNANALHYSPEYWGPDVTIFKPSRWDKRNTTSFLAKNDGIEGLNVAGLDFDTVHKPVRGAFIPFSDGSRACMGKKFAEVEFVAALSVVFWQYRVRLVGEERGAKERAEKALGESSAFLTLGMRDDVPLRFERR; the protein is encoded by the exons ATGACAGCTCACTGGGTAGACCAATACTCCAGCACCAGCGACACTTCGTCCAATCTCATCATCCCGGGTTTGCAAGATGATATCACAAAGCTAACATTGAATATATTCTGCGGTGCGGGCTTTGGCGTACACCTCCCTTTCAAACCTTCCTTAAAGAGCACCACAGAAAATGCAAATGCGCATGACCAATTTAGAGATTCCGCTACGCCATCACCGGGATATGATTTTACATTCCGCTCGGTAGCGGAGTATATAGGCCCCAACCTAACGTCCATCTTCCTAACCGTTGGCATCCTCCCCAAATGGCTATCTTTCATATTGCGACCATTTTTTAAGACGCCTCTGAAGGCATACCACAATCTAGGCAAATACCTACGCGCCCTAATAACCATGTcacaggaagaagaaagcaacGCCCACAACCTCCTAGCAGGATTAGTTCGCGCGCGACGAGAAGAGCAACAAAAAGAATCTGGAAACGAAGATACGAAGTCGAAATACGGGGCCGGTCTCTCAGACCAGGAGATACTAGGAAATCTGTTCATGTTTACCATTGCCGGACATGAGACTTCGTCAACGAGTTTGCGGTTTGCGTTTGTGTTGCTTGCCATGCATCAGGATATCCAGGATTGGTTGTATGAGGGTATCAAAGAAGCGGTTGCGGATGAGCCCGAAGATCTAGCGAAATGGGACTATGTACGGGTTTTTCCTAAATTAATCGCTCCTCTTTGTGTTATG CTAGAAACCCTCCGCCTCTACCCCCCAGTAGTAACCCTCCCAAAATGGACCTCTCACTCCCCCGCCCCCATAACCCTCGCTTCAACAACCTACACCCTCCCACCCGGCGTCCCAATATCTCTCAACGCGAACGCCCTACACTACTCCCCCGAATACTGGGGCCCCGACGTGACCATTTTTAAGCCTTCTCGCTGGGACAAACGAAACACAACCAGTTTTCTCGCAAAAAACGACGGAATCGAAGGGTTAAATGTCGCAGGACTAGATTTCGATACTGTGCATAAGCCCGTTCGTGGCGCATTCATCCCGTTCAGTGATGGTAGTAGGGCGTGTATGGGGAAGAAGTTTGCGGAGGTGGAATTTGTGGCTGCGCTGAGTGTTGTTTTTTGGCAGTACCGGGTGAGGCTTGTtggggaggagagggggGCAAAAGAGAGGGCTGAGAAGGCGCTGGGGGAGAGTTCGGCGTTTCTGACGCTGGGGATGAGGGATGATGTGCCGTTGAGGTTTGAGAGGCGGTGA
- a CDS encoding Zn(II)2Cys6 transcription factor (COG:S;~EggNog:ENOG410PWKM;~InterPro:IPR036864,IPR001138;~PFAM:PF00172;~go_function: GO:0000981 - DNA-binding transcription factor activity, RNA polymerase II-specific [Evidence IEA];~go_function: GO:0008270 - zinc ion binding [Evidence IEA];~go_process: GO:0006355 - regulation of transcription, DNA-templated [Evidence IEA]) has translation MDAPVKRSRASKPKVRTGCLTCKARRIKCDEGKPECKRCKIGGRKCDGYLPAQEGMLAMVPKQLIDVPAVTVPGESRALEFFFHKSAPLLAGFFEGAFWNGSVLQLSLAEPAIRQAIAAIGSVHEEQGLKRLEDSNVSSAGSQTAVQLYNRAIGLVIARANVDPNAIPAVTMASILFTCFEFLRGNAPAAASHITSGVRLLQEWRDKTGTQPVGPWGQSHKSFESQFMETELAPILSLFNLNTCEFGPGQRSRVILNAVNEQGFLVLTDKFESLREARVALVDLVTSTSVLFNNMDEGVGKGQLPDTNLVTVFSGMRNNLDRWKANFEDLVDRKGATWDKAQRSAADNIRVMWCSTEIGIISYAVGTETAWDAHRDSFERILRLSESLISDTDRYPNDLSKTLSLDLGLIFPLHAVAWKCRWPLLRRRGLDLLLRSPKREWLLEAERYHTLFTRVMEFEESALSVPFIDTPGADEEDFLPPEQARIHDFYCQPLPNTTSRTGNKYTMHAVTFETKPDGPHGEPRYHTDCIWMPTTTSPIVGKGDQGDVEAIAPLTNLLSTKKWAKPELTDMQTASLLKGVVIGLD, from the exons ATGGACGCCCCAGTGAAGAGATCTCGAGCGAGTAAGCCCAAAGTGCGGACAGGCTGTCTCACCTGCAA GGCACGCAGAATCAAATGCGACGAGGGCAAGCCCGAATGCAAACG TTGTAAAATCGGTGGCAGAAAATGCGATGGCTATCTCCCAGCCCAAGAGGGAATGCTTGCAATGGTGCCCAAGCAGCTTATCGATGTGCCGGCGGTAACAGTGCCAGGAGAGTCGCGAGCGCTGGAGTTCTTTTTCCATAAGAGTGCGCCGCTGCTGGCGGGGTTTTTTGAGGGTGCGTTTTGGAATGGAAGTGTGTTGCAGCTCAGTCTTGCGGAGCCAGCTATTCGGCAGGCTATTGCGGCTATTGGGTCTGTTCATGAAGAGCAAGGGTTGAAGAGATTGGAGGATAGCAATGTCAGCAGTGCTGGGTCTCAGACTGCGGTGCAACTGTACAATCGCGCGATTGGGTTGGTTATCGCTAGAGCAAACGTGGATCCAAATGCAATTCCTGCGGTAACGATGGCAAGTATCCTGTTCACTTGCTTCGAGTTTCTCCGTGGTAATGCCCCAGCCGCGGCATCCCATATCACCAGCGGTGTTCGTCTGTTACAGGAGTGGCGCGACAAAACTGGTACTCAACCTGTGGGCCCTTGGGGTCAATCGCATAAGTCATTTGAATCGCAATTTATGGAGACAGAACTTGCACCAATTCTGAGTCTCTTCAACCTGAACACATGCGAGTTCGGTCCCGGTCAGCGCAGTCGGGTCATTCTCAATGCGGTCAACGAGCAGGGCTTTCTTGTGCTCACAGACAAGTTCGAAAGCCTCCGCGAAGCACGCGTCGCACTCGTAGACCTGGTGACTTCGACGTCCGTGCTATTCAATAACATGGACGAGGGCGTTGGCAAAGGACAACTCCCTGATACCAACCTTGTGACAGTCTTCAGTGGCATGCGCAACAACCTCGACCGGTGGAAGGCAAATTTCGAGGATCTCGTTGACCGCAAAGGGGCAACATGGGATAAAGCACAAAGAAGTGCTGCAGACAATATCCGTGTCATGTGGTGTAGTACAGAAATAGGCATTATTTCCTATGCAGTGGGAACCGAAACCGCCTGGGACGCTCATCGGGATAGCTTTGAACGGATCCTACGCTTGTCCGAATCACTCATCTCGGACACAGATCGCTACCCTAATGACTTATCCAAAACACTCAGTCTGGATCTGGGATTGATATTCCCCCTTCACGCAGTGGCCTGGAAATGCCGCTGGCCGCTTCTGCGTCGTCGGGGATTGGATCTTCTGCTTAGGAGCCCAAAACGGGAATGGCTGCTTGAGGCAGAGCGGTATCATACATTATTCACACGAGTCATGGAGTTCGAGGAATCTGCCCTGTCGGTCCCTTTTATAGATACCCCCGGTGCAGACGAAGAGGATTTTCTCCCGCCCGAACAAGCGCGCATCCACGACTTCTACTGCCAGCCCCTTCCCAATACCACATCAAGAACAGGAAATAAGTATACCATGCATGCCGTGACTTTCGAAACTAAGCCAGACGGCCCACATGGCGAACCGCGGTACCATACTGACTGTATTTGGATGCCGACTACTACCAGTCCGATAGTAGGCAAAGGAGACCAGGGAGACGTTGAGGCGATTGCACCGTTGACAAATCTGCTGTCCACTAAGAAATGGGCGAAGCCTGAATTGACAGATATGCAGACGGCGAGTTTGTTGAAAGGTGTTGTTATTGGGTTAGACTGA
- a CDS encoding uncharacterized protein (COG:G;~EggNog:ENOG410PFF2;~InterPro:IPR020846,IPR011701,IPR036259;~PFAM:PF07690;~SECRETED:SignalP(1-16);~TransMembrane:9 (n2-9c14/15o30-49i56-75o87-106i176-201o207-230i271-290o296-317i338-355o361-383i);~go_function: GO:0022857 - transmembrane transporter activity [Evidence IEA];~go_process: GO:0055085 - transmembrane transport [Evidence IEA]), with protein sequence MCLLIYIAVNIGLALQDSFVALITLRCFQSFGSSGATVISTATVSDLITRSERGKYMAYVSLGFTLGPAVGPLLGGILTKFLGWRSIFWFLAILGGLIILVIALFLRETCRAVVGNGSVPPQSWNKPLLLALAHRSSPPPKPDYETVLSLSNKRNRRCSTIFGIFDSLKVVLNKPVGLLILCSTVFYCGFMSVMSSIPALLEQKYNFNALEIGLCYISFAAGGFAARWTVGFLADANFRRHACKVGIQVQRNQQTRGQLEQIPLEKVRLELSVPLVYLSCLCLLGYSWVMNYDVHISAPLIMLFLLGNTVVGTNNTFSTLMVDLHAYRPATAMAGMNMYKFLCGAGAVAAVLPLVRIIGIGWVGTVIAGVWVIVSPGLWMIYFHGHTWRKSLRSEQA encoded by the coding sequence ATGTGCCTCCTAATATACATTGCGGTGAACATTGGACTGGCTCTTCAAGATAGCTTTGTGGCCCTCATCACCCTCCGTTGCTTTCAAAGCTTCGGCAGCAGTGGCGCAACTGTGATCTCGACTGCCACCGTATCCGACCTCATTACCCGATCAGAACGTGGGAAATACATGGCTTATGTCTCCCTGGGGTTTACCCTTGGGCCGGCGGTGGGCCCTCTCTTAGGAGGGATTCTGACCAAGTTCCTTGGATGGAGGAGCATTTTCTGGTTCCTGGCTATCCTCGGTGGGCTAATAATCCTTGTTATTGCTCTTTTTCTCCGGGAGACATGCCGCGCGGTCGTGGGGAATGGCAGCGTGCCTCCCCAGTCGTGGAATAAACCATTACTCCTAGCGTTGGCACATCGAtcttcaccaccaccaaagcCTGATTATGAGACTGTTCTGTCATTATCAAATAAAAGAAACCGCCGCTGTTCCACAATATTCGGCATCTTCGATAGCCTAAAAGTCGTCTTGAACAAACCTGTCGGCCTACTAATCCTCTGCAGCACAGTCTTCTATTGCGGTTTCATGTCAGTAATGAGCAGCATCCCCGCCCTCCTCGAACAGAAATACAACTTCAACGCCCTCGAAATAGGCCTCTGCTATATTTCCTTTGCAGCCGGCGGCTTCGCAGCTCGCTGGACAGTCGGATTTCTGGCCGACGCCAACTTCCGACGCCATGCCTGCAAAGTCGGGATCCAAGTTCAACGCAACCAGCAAACCCGCGGACAGCTAGAACAAATTCCACTAGAAAAAGTGCGACTTGAGCTCAGTGTGCCGTTGGTATACTTGTCTTGTCTTTGCTTGCTGGGGTATAGCTGGGTAATGAATTATGATGTGCATATCTCGGCACCGCTAATCAtgctgtttctgttgggGAATACGGTTGTCGGTACGAATAATACGTTTAGTACGTTAATGGTCGATTTGCATGCGTACCGGCCTGCGACGGCAATGGCTGGGATGAATATGTACAAGTTTCTCTGCGGGGCTGGGGCCGTTGCTGCTGTGTTGCCGTTAGTGAGGATTATAGGGATTGGATGGGTGGGCACTGTTATTGCTGGGGTATGGGTTATTGTTTCCCCTGGTTTGTGGATGATATACTTCCATGGGCATACATGGAGGAAAAGTTTACGAAGTGAACAAGCTTGA
- the SMD1 gene encoding mRNA splicing protein SMD1 (BUSCO:EOG09265FL1;~COG:A;~EggNog:ENOG410PSD1;~InterPro:IPR027141,IPR034102,IPR010920,IPR001163;~PFAM:PF01423;~go_process: GO:0000387 - spliceosomal snRNP assembly [Evidence IEA];~go_process: GO:0006396 - RNA processing [Evidence IEA]), which produces MKLVRFLMKCANETVTIELKNGTILHGTITSVSPQMNTALRTVKMTPKGRDPISLDTINIRGSTIRYYILPDSLPLDTLLVDDQPKPKNKARKEAERGGRGGRGMGRGGPRGRGRGRGRGRGF; this is translated from the exons ATGAAGCTTGTCCG CTTTTTGATGAAATGCGCCAACGAGACCGTGACGATCGAGTTGAAGAATG GAACAATCCTCCACGGCACCATCACCTCAGTCTCGCCGCAGATGAACACCGCCCTGCGCACCGTTAAGATGACTCCCAAGGGCCGCGACCCCATCTCCCTCGACACGATTAACATCCGCGGTTCTACGATCCGGTACTACATCCTCCCTGATAGTTTGCCCCTGGATACTCTCCTCGTCGACGACCAGCcgaagcccaagaacaaggcGCGCAAGGAAGCAGAGCGTGGTGGTCGCGGTGGCCGTGGTATGGGACGGGGTGGCCCCAGAGGTCGTGGTCGCGGACGGGGACGGGGCAGGGGATTTTAA